AGGCCCGGTTCATTTTTGAAGTACTCTTGAAGGGCTGATTTAACGGCGTTTGCAGCGTCGTCGAAATCTGGTCCCGCTGTGAAACCGCCACCGATGTTTAGCACGTGCATTTTCGGCAAGCCGAGCCGTGTAGCCGTGTCAAAGACTGTTTTCACAGCGGCTATTGCGGCTCGGTAAGCGCTGGAATTGGTGGCTCCGCTCCCGATGTGGAATGAGACGCCCGAGACGGTTAGTTTCGCGGCTTGGGCTGCTTGAAGGAGCGTTGTGACTTCTTCCGGGAGCGCGCCGTACTTTGGCCCAAGCGGGCATCTGGCGCCACCGTCATCCGGGGCTTTCACCCGGATGAGCAGCGCGCATTTCGGGTGATACTTACGGATCTTTTCGACTTCGTCTTTTGAATCAAACGTGGTCAAGTTAACACCAACCGCGGCGGCATACTTGATGTGAGACTCGGCTTTGCACGGGTTAGCGTAAACGACACGATCCGGAGAAACTCCGAGGGACAAAACAGCTTCGATCTCGGCCCGGCTGGCGCAGTCGAAGCTTGAGCCGAGGGCGGCCATGGCTCCGAGGAAAGCCAGGTCGGGGTTGCATTTAACGGCGTAGAAAGGACGGACGGACGGGAGGCTGCGAGACCATTTCTCCATGAGAGACGCCACCACACCCAAGTCAAGCACGTAGAAGGGTTCTTTGAATTCTTGCCTCTTGGAGATGACGGATAGTATGAGATCCGTCAGGCCGTCTTCCGGTAGGGCCGTCATCTTCTTCCCTTTCACCCCTGGTGCGCCCATTATGATTTGGAGGCTCTTAGGGTTCGAAACCATGGCTGGGGAAAAAAATGGGAGTGTTTTACAAAGCAGATGGGTTTGAAACTTGTTGTGTTGCTTTGGCACGCTGGTATATATAGGGAAGATATATATGAAgggagaataaattatttacacatttgtttttttcaaatcaattatattgcgccacgtCATTGTGTTCTACTGAGACCACCATTTTGCAATGTGGCgcgatgtaattgatttggaggaaataaatatttGCATTGACGGTGTtaataatttattctcatacGAAGATTCACACAAAGCTGTAACAAGGGGGAAAAGTGGTGCATTATTTAGGTCTCCTTTTTGGACCAAAGAATCAAGCATAAAGATTAACTGGGGTTTTGAATAGCTTGATTTCGCATTAACTAAtgaaaccataaaaaaaaaatttgatcacaTGTGGTAAAAACCTAATTTGACCAACCCTAGAAGGTGGGGAATGAAACCCACAATGAGAATTGGGCCCAGATCAATCTTTTTCATGGTAATTAAAGGGAATCCTTATTACTTGGCTATTTCATTGCGTGGGGTGTAATTGCAGTGTTTTGGGAGCAATGCTATAAACACTAATAGTTTACAAAGTACTCTACATCAATGCATATGGCAACACATGGGTAGGCTCATCAACTAAAAGACGCCACATGCACATTTTATACTCagttcgtttaagggttttggattttgaattttaatcatTGTCATAtatctttttaattattacttttatttttctctttatttctcttcaatcattaccactatttttaattattactctatttctttctacaCTTATTACCTTCGTACAAATCCAAATTctcaaaacgaacggggtccTGGGTCTCccgttcgttttgagattttggatttgaatttataggtaatgagtgtagaggaaaatagagtaatgattaaaaatagtgataataattgaagagagatatagaaaaaaatgagagtaataatttaaataaaataaaataaaaattataattcaaaatccaaaaccttaAAACGAAGAGAATCTTAGCTAGTGTGTTTAGACTTctccatatttttatttatcaaagaAGAGATTAGAGGTTAGATTGGAATTTAAGTGGTGGCCAGGAGCACACATGCATCACGGAATGTTCAATATTCAAAGTATTCCAAGCGCGTTGAATATTACGTGTAAGAGGAGGACCCAATAAATATCATGCATGTGACGTTGAAGAGGTACTGAATCGGACTGTTAGGAGCGCTTGATCAGAGGAGAAAAGGTTGTGTAGTGGGCCTACGTGTGGATGATCTTTTCATTTTAATGGATGTTCGGGCAATCTTGCGCATACCTCAACAAATTTCAGGGTCTTGAAGTTCGCGGTTGGGCAAATCCTCTTGTGGTCCCcaagatttgaaatatttagcTTTCGTGGGATTTGAACATACGACTTCATGGCCGGGTTTCAAGCACTTTTGTTTTATAACCAGATGTTCGAGCCACTTTGTGTGAAACTAAATAAGTTTCAGACCTTGAAGTCAAAGATCGGACAACCCCTGTAGTGGCCCCAAGGTTTAATGTTTGGCCTCCGTAAGATTCAAACATACAAACTTATGCAGGACAGCCACTTGTTACTTTCTAATGCCTACTTGGTTAGAccagggccggctcataagttttggaggccgaaagcgaacctcttgaatgaggccaccctatatttttcatacaaaagtggCTTACTCCTCAAGCATGAAGCATGAAGCATCAAGCGTTTCTAGTTCTTGCCATCCTTACTCCTTATGATCTgctatatcttcttctttttcttttttgatcttcTTTTTGATTGGTTATATCTTCCTAGTTCGGCTATATCTTCCGTGTGCAAGTGATCTGCCGACCcttatgttaattttttttcttttttaacgcGTTAGTGTTTCTAATGAATAATTCCACAATTTAGGCCTATTttgtggctcctaaatttcaattggatCTATTTTGTGTAGAGAAGgctagtgcaattttttttggaccatctatatatatatatatatatatatatatatttgaatcctaaaaatttgggggccctcatttttaattttttttgggggccaGAAGCGTAGGCTTCCCtcgccttggctataagccggctctggGTTAGACCCCTTGGTTGGTGCACGCATGTCTTATTTGTAAGCTGTTTTAGACCGCTTGGTTGGTGTACGCATGTCTTATTTGTAAGCTTTTGTTCGCTCATTTTGGGATAAGGGGATCCCACAGTACACCAATACACTACACCGATACACTACAGGTTGTAGGATGTCTCGTTGTGCCCCGTAATGTATTGGCGCACTACATGGTCCCTCATTCTGTTCCTAAATAAGTTTGCTTAATTGAGCAGATTAAAAAACTCTTCCCTTCTGGAGAAGTTTGAAAATACCAGAAACATAATATGAAGACTAGTTTGAAAAAGGAATAGACAAACACGACTTCACTTCTCTATAAAAACCCACCCCAGCAAAAACCCCCCCTCTTCAGCAACATATAGGAATTCCATGCATGAGAGGTGTTGCCTTGATCTCGCACCAGATGGCATGAAATTTATCTGGTGGGCCATGCAGCATTGACTCCTAACGTAGTCACCAATAGAAAATGTATTCAGTGCACGTGCCATTGTGTCAATGCTCCCTCAATTAACGCAGGGTTAATAAAgtaatggaaattgattttaacactccaaaaattgatggaggagcTCCAAAACGGCGTCGTTTTTTGTATTAACACAGTCCTAATTAATTGTAGGGTTAATAAACTTAACCGAATGAGTGAAGTACTGGGGGTGGTATCCTAgttatacataaaagtttctctagtttgaaaacttaacgagtgtgaaaaaaaatgaagttcaAGTTTGGGGTGAGCAGATATCGAACGATTTTCAAATCGAGTCAATCTCGAGTAGTTTAGTTTTTCTAAACATTATTATAAGTTCAACGCGCTGAATGGTACATTTTTCAAGCTTGATGTAAACGTGAACGAACCTAAACattattcaaattttacctATGTTTGCAACAAATCAAACTTAATTgagtttttaatgaaaaaacaTGAATTTAAACTCGAGGCATGCACCAAATAACTTTCGGTAGGATCAGAATTTTTTAACATCACttaaaaaatactagtacttGCAAATGATGGTTTGTTAACAACGTACTTTAAAAGTTTGGCCGAACGGTTTTGGGCTAATTAATGGCATCAAGGATACATTTTAGGTATCAAGAGAAAGGAGATTGCGAATTCAACTCCTCTTTTAAGGTACACACATGCACATTATTTGTGAAGTAAAAATACAATGCAGTTAGCAACTGCTGGTATTCAAAGGCTAGGGTATTGGGTAACAGTGCTATCGTTGTCATTGTCGTTGTCGTTGCTCTCGTCGTTGGCTTCAATACTAAATGAAAATTTGTTCTTCACCTACTCCGTAAGAAATATAAGCAAAAGACACGAAGTCTATGATGTCCCATAGATTTCCAATGAATTTGCTAAATGGGGCTTTAGAAACAAATATAGACTGACCATGATGTAGTttagaaacaaatttttttattaatttcgcCATCCATCAGGAACGTAACCGCTACCAAATTCTAGTATTCCGTAataggagaaaacaaaaagagaaaccCATACAAGATGATATTTCCTGGGTCTTGAATTGggatactaaaaaaaaaaaaaaacaacgaaAGTGAggcttttcaaaaataaaaaataaattgagaccATGGCCCTTTTCTAACCCAGCCTTTCCCCTgctcaaaatgaaaaatcaactttagtACTAGTCAATTGTTTCCAAAACAAGATTGCATAATGTCCAAGCTAAATCCATGTTGGTTGGTCTCTTTCCACGAGCTTTGTTTTTTATCTGTTCAAACTAGGACAACTACCGCGAGCATTTTGACACTTGCTTAATTTCCTCTCAATTCCGATATCGTTATCAAAGGAAGTTTTCatgccagttttttttttccttattgaaTTGGTATTGTTAGAATAATATTAGGAATATTGTGtgaaaaatgatattggcacttcaaaaaataaaggaaagtgactttggagttacactaattttggagtgcctgcatcaatttttggagtgtcaatattattttcctatcaTGTTACCAAGTTTTCTCGATTTTATTAATTATTGTATTTCCTATTTAGTTTAGgattttatttatgtttcctagttagtctatatttcctttccttccttttttttttttttggacaaacaTATACACATTCATACATAAACAAAACACAGTACACAACATTATGTTAAGGCAGCTCTAGCTTTCACATGAGCCGCCCTAACTAAAGGTCTAGGAACTTGAACAACATTAAGAGAAGAGCATAAAAATTTAGAGTCTAATAACGCAGCCTGCAAACCATAAGGAGCCGCCTCTGGAGTTGATACAAACTTGCGGGAACGCCATGACTAATAGCCCACTCCAAAACCATTATCGATCCCAGCTTTGATTTCCACCAAAGTCGCCGAAGCTGCATCGCAAAGCTGGACTTGAAATACAGAGGCGGAGACTTGTTTTAACACTCTGAACCCAAGCTGCAGCCCCTCGGGATGAAGCCTCATGCCAAGCACCATCTATAGCAAAGGTACAGCGCTTGTCCTTATAAATTAAAGCCCCGGGTTTTTGAAACCAAAAGCTATGATGCTTCGCAACCGGAGGAGCAGCATTCCCCACTGCCCGCAGCACATACATCTTTCTTTGTCGCGCGTATCCCCCTTCCTAACAATAAGCCCTGCACAAACTTCTGAATCCCGAAAGGCAGTTCATAGCATTATCAATCCACAGCACCACTCTCTCATTATTGAAAGCTGCATTATTCCGCAAACACCACATCCCTTGGGAAAATAACAGAGATAAGAGGTTCCCGCGCACCACCTCCTCAAATGTTTGTCAAATAAATCCACCACTCTAACACCAGTGAAGGACTGACCAGCACAAGTCCAGGAATCCACTCATCCCGAAACAAGAGGTTTCCTTGTTATGCCTGTTATGTTTATTTGTTTACAAGTCTGGTAGCCGCATGTTAGACCTATGTTTTAGGTACAATCAGCAATACATCATTTCGGTTTTCTTAACGATAAAAAGGTATGCCACAACGTAGTATTTCTAATAGAGTTTTAACAAGCCAAAATATACGAACAAGGAATGCAGATTATTAATAGGTTAGAGAAAATCTAAAAACAAGGAAACTGTCCCCAAGATAGAAGACCAAATGAAGTGCAGCTCTCAGGCCACTCTTTCAGAAGTCTTTCTATTGGGCCAGAAAGCCATATAATTATAATGTTgtcaaaatttatatttattataaatttttagttcgtcttttttttcttttttttttaacggttgCCCCAGCCCAGAGGTTGCCCAAgccttgcggggcttacccttGTGCCGGCCCTAAGTCTATCCCTTAAAAGTGAAcacacctccaccaccacaagtacctttcaagtttcaacataTAACTTACTGGTAATTCTTCGAATTAGAATTATGCCAAACAGGCATCCCGTAAAATGCCTCAAAGATCTTGCGGCCATCGTCATCAACGTCCTGAGTAACTTGCACCTACGTAGGAATCCATTCGCCGGCCACCGGCCTACGCGCATACCACGCACACGCCATTGATGAATCCGCCCAGGTTTTTACGGAGTAGCCCTAGGTTGCGTTAGAAGATTGCAGCCGACTCACGAGTGAGAGACAGATAGAGAGAGGGTCACCGAGATCGACACAAGATGGATTAGGAATATTATGTTACCAAGTTTTTTAGGCTTTAttatggaaattgatattcacactcctttttttactatccacactcctttttttgttcttatctACATGAATTTACTTtcttgccatttttcaattcattttttcaTACATCCAAAggcaaaatagtaaattcatgtggagaacaacaaaaaagagagtatgaATGATAAAAGGGAGTGTAGATATAATTTTCCTTTCATTATTGTAAATTCTGTTTAGTTTAGGTTTTATTTATGCATGTTTTTCCTTATTTGTGCTTATataagagaaatttttcagtgtcgtATAGGTATCACGTAGTGTCCGCTCGGAATATCCAGGTTGTttatttcgattttggacggttcagatttggaaagagaaagatgagagagagtggtggggtgagaggagagagatggtttCATTCGAGgccgtccaacacacttttggactgTCCCGATGGGCTATTCGGACACCACGTGGGCATGGTCACTTGGTACCCACccggtacccaaaaatttctccctatataaaggcatgttaCACTTATGTTTTACACATAGTCAATAATGCATCATTTCGCTTTTCTTCACAGATAGAAGCAAGTTTTGTCATCTCTCAACCTCGAATGCATAGGAGAGGTTGAATTGTGTTGCAACATTCGCCTGACAATCCACTAGGACCTCAGAAAGCATTCAATTTGAGGTCGACTCTCATCCACGTGCTATCAATTGGGCTAGTCCATATGGGCATTGGCCTACGACTTAATTTGGCCCTTAAGTAGAAAATGCGATTAGTCTCCTGCATTTATCGGTCCGTTGGTAAGCTTGATTCTTGATTTGAAAAACTAACAAGTTTCAAAAATGCATTTAAATTGAATCGATCTTTGACGAGTCTATTAATGAGCATATACGCAATGAGCCtaaatagtttgttttttttcctgcaATACAAGTTGTCAAATCAAGTACTCTCGTAAATTATTATTCAAAATTGATTTAAGGTTGCTCAAGAtggattcaaattcaaatattaatGATCTCAAAACATCTATTTGAGTTTCACCTATTATTTAAAAGAACCGATATGCTTTATTTAGACCGATAGCTAAATAAAGCTTTTAATGAGTCAAATACGAATCGAGCTCGAGTAGATTCGACCATAAAGGGATGTCAAATCAAAAAACATAAGCAAGTTAGTAGAACTTAAGAATTAAAGCATACTTTTCCTCTTACCCATATTTTCCACCTCACATGATAAACAGCCAATCCACATCACAGAACAATATCCAAACCAACCAATAATATTCACTCGCACCAGATAACCTACCCAATCCTCCTTGCCACTTATTATCCATCACACTTGACCCCCCCACCAACacataaccacacaaaaacccaCACCCTGTGTCACATAATTCGCTTGCATGAGTGATAGCGCGAGCGTAAAAGTGTCTTCAAAATACATTTCAAACTATCAAAATTTGCAAGAGCGAAGAATGAGAGCGTGAGTGAAGTGCAAAGATTAAAAGCAGGAGTGCATGATATTTtaaagaattatgtgactaaggggACATTTTCGCTAGTTGTTAAGTTATCTTGTAGTCTATAAAagtcaagttgttttcactaaattaataaaggaaaagtcttcaatacacacctctttaaggtgtgtatcatatgcacctattgtgtggttcatattgtgccacctcataaaaaattacttgtagaaccggttattcataacattttattttgtatcgtaacttttatactaaaaattcgtaacttttcaacaatatgattcgtaactttttaacaatagattcgtaacattttgaaattcataacattttgatgtattttaatgagggtgcatatgatacacacccaaataaaagacgtgtattgtagcacttcccataATTTATAATTATAAGTTGGCCCTAAGCCCACACCCATCTCTCCCTCACATATTAAAATCCACTTGCTCTCTGTTTTCCCCTGTTTTCAAATCCACCACATACACAAACAACGACCTTATCGCTCCCAAAAAAATCCTCTCCGAAAAAATGGCTGTCACCTCTGCCGCTGTCGTCATCCCGTCCCTCACCGCCGTAAAACCCACCACCGTGACCGCCTCAAGAATCACCGCCACCGCTAAACCCGCCACCACCCCGCTCCCCTGCCTCGCCATCAAATCCTCACTAAAACAACTCGGCGCTGCCATGGTTGCCACCGCAGCTGGTGCAATGCTTGCAGGAAACGCGATGGCCATCGACGTTCTGCTTGGGGCCGACGACGGCGGGCTGGTTTTCGAGCCCAGTACCTTCTCCGTCGCTTCCGGGGAGAAAATCGTTTTCAAGAACAACGCCGGGTTCCCCCACAACGTGGTTTTCGACGAGGATGGGGTGCCCTCCGGCGTTGACGTTTCGAAGATATCGATGAGCGATGAGgatcttttgaacggtccgGGGGAGAGTTATGCTGTGACTTTGACTGAGAAAGGGACTTACAGTTTTTACTGTTCGCCTCATCAGGGAGCTGGCATGGTTGGGAAGGTGACTGTTAATTGAGGTGTAATGATCAATTTCCTCTGGTTTGTGCATTTTAGCACTTCTCTTGAATATTTGTAGATTTATAGCTCGGGTTTGTAGCTAAATAAGCACTTGATTTTCTTTGTAATTGAAGGAAATCTTACAAGATCTATCATCTATCAATTAATATAGAATTGTTGCAGACTATTTATAGAGATTTTTCGTAAAAGAGAAGCACAAAAAATTACCATGCCTGCTGGGAATGGGGGATGGTCCGTGCTGTGCACCATCCGAGCTGTCCGTTTGGCAATCCAACTTCGGatctcggcaatgaacaacTCGGATGCTACACGGTAGAGATAAGATCCAAGCCGTTGGATTACCGAACGGACGATTCGGATGGTGCACATCATTTGAAGCACTCTGGTTCTAACATTTGGAAAGATTATGAATAATTAGCAGCGAGGTGGCAAGGTTGATAAATCTCAGGAAGCATAATTCAAGTGCACATTACAAGTGTTTGAATTGAGAGCTTAAGCGTGACAAAAATTCCACTCTCACAACATCTAAAGATATTCCGTACAATTCTGTGTTTCTTTGTGGTATGAGTTACAGCAGTGCTATAAAAGAATCACACCGGAAACAATGAGAACTTAAATCCTTTGTACAAGTATCGGTTTTCGATCGGCCAATAGACCTGGTGAATATCTTCCCATCTCTCAAGACTCTCACGTAATCTAATAGCCGAATATGCACCGGAACACATGTACAAGTAAAAGTGGGTACAGAAAATTGAGAGGAAACACTGACAAGAAAATGGTACACTCGTAGTAAAAAATGGACAAGAAAACTATCGGAAAAAGGCTACGTCGTTAAAGCATCAGGGAGGTTTGTTCGAGCGCCAATCACCTTTCCCCCTACATCAGGGAAATTCTCTTGTCCAGGCAAGGGGCCTACCTTACCATTGACGTCTACTTCCACCGGGTATCTGAGAAGATGGCCCTGCAGCCGAGTGAATTCCTCCGAGCTGAACCCCTTCCAGTTTTCTTCAGCAATCTTGTTCACGCTTTTCACACAAGCCAAACTGTGGGGCTCCTTGAAACACTCGTCTAATTTCCCCAAGTGCTCTGCCCAGAGCGACATTCTGTATCCATATACCTGCAATTGATAGACAATAAGGTTGGCACAACTGCGATTTTATGCACTATTGTGATGGGAATAATAAACGAGACGAGAAAACAGAACAACCACTCAACAACTGAGGTGATTTATTTGGTTCGGCTTAAAGCTTGCATCCATAGGCGAAGAAGAATAATCTTACGATGAAAGAGGAGAATTGTGACAGAGAACATAGTTATCTCTCAGACCAAAAACTATAGAGTCGTGCAGACATATGTACAGGAGAAATCCAACACCACCAAATATATCCAATACACACTGGAAATTCCAATATACATGAGCAAGCCCAACGTAACAAATCAGGCCAATATGCCTAATAATAACAACCCGGGTCGGTCTTCGTAGGTTGGGTCCAGCAGGTTGAAACGGGTTGTAAGAGTTCGAGACAACCCACAACAATTGCTCTGAGAAAAACTATGTGCAGAAATAAATTTTCAGTACCATCAGTCAACAACTTAATTGTGAGTGAATCCAAACAACACCTAAGGATGCAAGGAGACTACGACTAATATCGAGCAACAAGAATGCAGATACCAACCTGGCCATGTGGATGTTTTTTCTTCTTAGCCCAGGTATGATGGGGTTGATATGCGCCCATAGCTATCTCAGTGTCCCTTGAACCAGCCATAGATCGTTGGTTAATATTGGCAGAACCCAAAATCACATATTCGTCATCTACTATCATCCCCTTGGCATGAACATAAATCATAAACCGTCCAAATTTTTGGGAAGCTGACACCTGAATTGTTGGGTTTGGAAAACATAAGTTTAGGTCTATTTCGCATAACGACAACTATATCTATCAAATCATTATGTAGAACACGACTATTTATAGATTCTAATGTTATTTTTCTTGATCAgcttttgttttaattaaacagttGGATTCTGATGTTAACCCCTATCGTCCATCAATCCATTCAGAGTATGAGTTCAGAAGCTTTATAAGTTATTTAAAACTTGGACCATGCAACTTAAAACTTActggaaagagaagaaaatgggagcCCATGGATTTTAGACCTTCTACAGTGCAGATTCACAAATCGAGGACAGAGATATCTTCGTATAAGGACCAGCAGATgcaggaaaataaaattactaatcttagtatgtagtacttaggaaaCACAGAATATCAGCAGTATTGATAATTGAAACTGGTGGAATAAGTTATGTTTGCATTGTTACCGCATCTCCATTGGCAGAAGGTTGCTTGGTTGCATCTAAACTTTCTACTGGGCATTCTTCTCGATTACCAAGACAATAGAAATTCAGGTAGTCTTTTGGATGTGCTTTGTCAAGATTCATGGCTTTCAGCTCGTGGGCAATAATTTCATACATCATTTGCATAGTTTGTCCCTACAAAACCGAAGAGCCATAGTTAAACTAAGAGTCTTCCTCGCACATGATAAATGTATATTTCACCTACACACAAACATTTATACTATACTTCCAGTAAAACATACTAATTCGTAGTTGCAGCCAGAACTGATTTGAGTTCCTTCAATGTTACATGCCAACTTAAGATGACTTACTCCTCACCAAATTAAAGATTATATATCTTCAGGGATAAGTAAAATATGGCAGATGGCTTACTGCTAACAAAATTAAAGAGTATGTCTTCAGTAATCACAAAAATATGGCACTAAAGATCAGGAAGTGTGTTTGCGCTCAAGGAATACTTAGAGCATAAGGAGCAACTTGCATTAGAAGTGTTGAAGAACAATATGAGCCAATTATAGAGAAACATAGGAATGGAAAGCACTTTATTTTATCAAGAACTTTACCCCGAAACCTCTTCACTGTGACAAGGTTTAATTTTGTCTACTTGTTCACATTGCCTACAATTGCACTTGACTTTTACTTTGTGCCGCTATCAATCCCCTCCATACATCGAataaactatatatttttacctgccaaaacaaaatttcttgAACAGATGCGGATGTTGGAACGCCTTCAGGCCACATTGGAATGACAACATAAACTGCAAACCTTTCTTTTGCTCTTATTTTGCTAGCAATCTTTAGCGCCAACTCCATTGGTATTAGATTATCAGCACCTAGACACAAAATAAAGGACAAAAGTATTTTAAAGCAACAAAAGAAACCGGAATGAAATTGAGATGTGCTTAAAATTGCATAACTAACATGCTTAAAGACTTGGATGGGTTTATAATTTTGTAGGCATAAATGTTGAACCGTAGATTTTAATCCACACTCTGAGATCTATATCTCAGATATCGATTGTTCAAGTGAACAATGATGATTGTTTATCTGTAGACTCCTATTTCCGATTTGAATCGTTAATTAAATACTACGAAAGTAAAACCTCCAGTAAGTGAAGAATAAAGAACAGGAAAAAGTAGGGAATAACTTTGTTTTATTGATGATTGGGGTTTAAAACCCTTGTTTcaatcaaaatagagaataTACTTAAACATGATACATTTAGAAGGATTGGAACCCTTTACCTATCACTTGCTATGCTTACCCAACAAGTTTAATATCTTGTAGGCTCAACATATATTCGTAGGCTTGTTGGGCCAACATGCCTTTTCTGTAGGCTCTTTATGTGCGCCATTTAGTCCATAGGCCCAACATTCTTAATTTGACGGTATGCGTCAAATTTTAGTTGAAATTTATGTGCCAACAAATGTCCCCTCGTGAGTCATGCAAGCAAATTTGATTGCGCGAGTCACGATTTCTTGGCACTTTTTGAGGAAAGGCGATTTCTTGGCACTTTTTGTGGAAAGGTATACAAGTCCTTGTTTACTTGGACTCCTT
The sequence above is drawn from the Rhododendron vialii isolate Sample 1 chromosome 6a, ASM3025357v1 genome and encodes:
- the LOC131330326 gene encoding ornithine decarboxylase 1B, chloroplastic-like; translated protein: MAIAFPASIAPAAVATMAAPSCFSEDLMARQGSGVVAGLAVAVILEAVTVVGFTAVRDGMTTAAEVTAIFSERIFLGAIRSLFVYVVDLKTGENREQVDFNMVLVVVEVCSLLRDRLRAGTRKFVQGLLLGRGIRATKKDMVLGMRLHPEGLQLGFRVLKQVSASVFQVQLCDAASATLVEIKAGIDNGSIDTMARALNTFSIGDYVRSQCCMAHQINFMPSGARSRQHLSCMEFLYVAEEGGFLLGVPKQHNKFQTHLLCKTLPFFSPAMVSNPKSLQIIMGAPGVKGKKMTALPEDGLTDLILSVISKRQEFKEPFYVLDLGVVASLMEKWSRSLPSVRPFYAVKCNPDLAFLGAMAALGSSFDCASRAEIEAVLSLGVSPDRVVYANPCKAESHIKYAAAVGVNLTTFDSKDEVEKIRKYHPKCALLIRVKAPDDGGARCPLGPKYGALPEEVTTLLQAAQAAKLTVSGVSFHIGSGATNSSAYRAAIAAVKTVFDTATRLGLPKMHVLNIGGGFTAGPDFDDAANAVKSALQEYFKNEPGLTVISEPGRFFAESAFTLATNIIGKRVRGELREYWINDGVYGSMNCILYDHASVDATPFACTSNCGNPTCRGMRTYPSTVFGPTCDALDTVLTGHQLPELQVNDWLVFPNMGAYTAAAGSNFNGFNTAAITTHLVYSNLS